One region of Rana temporaria chromosome 9, aRanTem1.1, whole genome shotgun sequence genomic DNA includes:
- the LOC120913479 gene encoding uncharacterized protein PB18E9.04c-like: MWNTNFFGSSNKIHSADWITYNILNDMAVSTTCKLIILGLSLLITAFPVESQPSIPPSWLETLQELLNILQNAGIQTSSTTAPPTTTTTGHSTTKISSSPTVAGTNTQTSSLTKTSTRSTAVSIPVSSSTKPVSNIFPLVSSAPTKPASTTLPQHSSKPVFTSSFTTNTLGSTTKLISTSHPWSPSKASSTMTHTSLSTTKPRSTSIFFSTIKSTTALVSTNKPVTSITSGVNVISSTSKPAFSSTYASKATSLSTLTSTVSSNILTSPQSTVVTTTPPTKFSPTLNAITQTSTTVTSNSGSSNTSVTGPNPTKVSPNGSGLPELHIILLSLSWILMTVC; the protein is encoded by the exons ATGTGGAATACAAACTTTTTTGGAAGCTCcaacaaaatacattctgcagacTGGATTACATATAACATCCTCAATGATATGGCTGTTTCTACCACTTGCAAACTTATCATCCTAGGGCTCAGCTTATTAATAACAG CTTTTCCAGTAGAAAGTCAGCCATCAATACCACCCTCTTGGCTTGAGACTCTCCAAGAACTACTTAATATACTACAAAATGCGGGCATTCAAACAAGTAGTACCACAGCACCACCAACCACTACCACAACTGGTCATTCGACTACAAAGATCAGTAGTAGTCCAACAGTTGCTGGCACCAACACACAGACATCTTCCTTGACCAAAACCAGCACTCGATCCACAGCAGTCAGTATTCCAGTGTCATCATCAACTAAACCAGTATCAAATATATTTCCATTAGTGTCCAGTGCACCCACTAAACCAGCCTCTACTACTCTTCCACAGCACTCTAGTAAACCAGTATTCACATCTAGTTTTACTACAAACACTTTAGGGTCAACCACAAAACTAATATCTACTAGTCATCCTTGGTCTCCCAGTAAAGCATCGAGCACCATGACACACACTTCATTGTCAACCACTAAACCAAGATCTACCAGTATCTTTTTCTCAACCATTAAGTCAACTACCGCACTGGTGTCTACTAATAAACCAGTGACTTCCATTACCTCTGGGGTTAATGTCATATCATCCACTAGTAAACCAGCTTTTTCATCCACTTATGCAAGTAAAGCAACTTCTCTTAGCACTTTAACATCAACAGTTAGTAGTAACATTTTAACATCTCCCCAATCTACTGTGGTTACTACGACACCTCCAACTAAATTCAGTCCTACATTAAATGCCATTACTCAAACCAGTACTACTGTGACATCAAATAGTGGGTCCAGCAACACATCTGTTACAGGTCCAAATCCTACCAAGG